The DNA sequence CTACTTTTTGCATTCATATAACAATAGTGTGATCAATaatttgctatattttttcatgatagCACGGTCGTTGATCAACAGCTTCTGTTTCGATGTGGTCGTTTATGTGCTGTATTACAGATATCAAACGATAAATAAGGTGTTCGGTCATTTGAATAACTTATCTGATGCTCCATTGATTGCGTTTAAGATTAGACGCATCAGAGAATTGCATAATGGTAAGTTTTGGCAAATAGTATTTGTTGTATTATAGTTagacaatataaatttatgtggTGCTAGATAAAGTTTAATACAGTCTATGAAGAAGTTGCGGTAATATCCAAATGTGATCAAATCGTGAATTCTGTTATGCAGATATTTGTGATCTTGTTATTATGATAAACGATATTCACGGTTTTCATCTTCTTCTCTGCTCGACGAACTCATTCTTTATGGTCACGTCTAGATTATACGCTGCGTTCATAAATACTATGAACGAAGACTATAACGATATGTTGATAGATTACATGACTGCGATTATGTATACTATGCAATTTGGCCTGATTTGCTGGATTTGCACACTTGCATGTCAAGAATTCGGCAAAACCAAGATAATTATGAACACAATTGCATTGAAATgcaaatctataaattttgataaactgAAAGAGACAAGGAATCAATTGAGTTTAGAAACGCGACCGCCATTGCAAGATGCGGACAGTgagcaaaattataattggaGTAACAGTCACGGTTGGAATTATGTTGTCATGGAAAATCTCTTGAGTAAAATTTTGGACCGGGACTATGTCAGTGATGAAATTAATTGGTTTTTGATTCAACTACAACAGCGTCGAATATCATTCACGGCTTGCGATTTTTTCGAAATGAGCAACAATTTGTTCTGTAGTGTGAGTACAATATGTATTTACGtcgttacaatttatataaaattagttactttaaaattgcattaaatatgtttcaaaaccattaaatgaaaaatacttatttttcagTTCGTCGGAGTAATCTgcacttatttaataatttacattcaaTTGATTCAATTCCCGGATGCCTAAAAAAGAATAGAGTGCAGCTTGTGTCGGTAGTTtgttaatagtaataataatatataaatattatttattaaagaagttatagt is a window from the Monomorium pharaonis isolate MP-MQ-018 unplaced genomic scaffold, ASM1337386v2 scaffold_320, whole genome shotgun sequence genome containing:
- the LOC118648253 gene encoding uncharacterized protein LOC118648253; the encoded protein is MKMEEIHAPVDDNSLSIEHILRPITYTVWFMGVGIARPRKCSKIVTIIIRIIHLAMCTVFLKTFTEYMFTLSIDSVVEFFYIIDRMIFFVAAYYYIYHGIRQYDKWPELMDKMKELDRKIKKDTHMNDLPVKIMEAVAIFMTFVCCPLFPIVISLYYFLHSYNNSVINNLLYFFMIARSLINSFCFDVVVYVLYYRYQTINKVFGHLNNLSDAPLIAFKIRRIRELHNDICDLVIMINDIHGFHLLLCSTNSFFMVTSRLYAAFINTMNEDYNDMLIDYMTAIMYTMQFGLICWICTLACQEFGKTKIIMNTIALKCKSINFDKLKETRNQLSLETRPPLQDADSEQNYNWSNSHGWNYVVMENLLSKILDRDYVSDEINWFLIQLQQRRISFTACDFFEMSNNLFCSFVGVICTYLIIYIQLIQFPDA